The sequence below is a genomic window from Micromonospora aurantiaca ATCC 27029.
GGCGGCGAGCACCAGGTCACCCAGCTCACGCTCGTCGTCGGTGAGCAGGCCGGTGCGGCCGTGCTCGATCAGCTCCGGCAGGCAGCCCCGGGCGGTGGCCACCACCGGCGTGCCGAGCGACAGCGACTCGACCACAGCCGTACCGCCCGGCTCCTCCCAGCGCAGCGGGAACAGCGACGCCCGCGCCGAGGCGACCAGGTCGTCGCGCTCCCGCCCGGCGACAGTGCCGACCCAGCGCACCCGGTCGTCGTCGACGTACGGCGCCACCTGGTCGTAGAAGAAACGCACGTCCGGGTTCTGCCGGGCCTCGTCGCCGGCCGCGGCCAGATCCTCCGGCCGGTGGTACGGGCCGACCGGCCCGGCCAGAACCAGCCGGAAGCCGGTCTCCTGCGCCAGCCGGGCGCCCAGGTCCTGCCCCTTGCCCGGGTTGATCCGGCCGAGGATCACCACGTGGTCGCCCTTGGCCACCGGCGCGTGCCGGTCCGCGTCGACCGCGAGCGGGGTGGACAGGTGCACGTGCCCCACCGAGTGCGCGCGCAGCGCCTCCGGAGCGCGCGCCAGCTGCGACGCGGACACGCCGTTGACCCGTACCCGGTCGCCGCCGTCGAGGTTGCCGTACAGCTCCGGGTGCTTGGCCAGGTCCCAGTGCAGCGTGTGCAGCACCGGCGGGGCGTCCGGGCCCATCGCGGCGAGCGTGGCCAGGCCGACCGCCTCCACGTGGTCGTGCACCAGGTCGATGTCGTCGCGGGCGTGCAGCGCCCGCACCACCTCGGACAGGTGCGCCTGGGAGACGCCGCAGACCTGGTTGTACGGCCGCTGCAACGCGTGGAACTGGCCGTCCGGGAAGACCGCGATCCGCTCGTCGACCGGCAGCGTGCTGCTCTCCACCGAGGCGAGCACCACCCGTACGCCCAGGCGGCGCAGCTCCGGCACCAGCGTGGCGATCACGTTCTCGATGCCGCCGTAGCCCGGCGGAGGCACGGACAGCCACGGCCCGGCGTTCATCAGCACGGTGAGCGTCATGCGCTGTCCTCTCTCAGGGTTTCCCCACTCACGCGGCCGCCACCCGGCGGCGGGGAAGGCGGTGCCGCATCTGCGCCAGCGGCGGGCGTTCCTGCACCGACACGTCGTTGACCACGATCTCGCGGTCCAGGTTGGGCAGCGTCTCCGAGCCGCCCCGGCGGAACTGGGTCAGCAGGGCGGTCGGCGCCACCCCCGGCGCCGCCCACCCGCGTCGTTGCAGCCGCGACCAGGCGGTCAGCATGATCTGCGCGGACATCCGGCCCAGCGCGGCGGTGTCCTGGTGCCGGTGCTTGCGCTCACCCAGGTCGACCTGGGCCAGCGCGTCCAGCCCGACCATCTCCAGCAGGTCGATCAGCATGGCCGTCTCGACGCCGTACCCGGTGACGAACGGCACCCGCTCCAGCACCTCGCGGCGGCCGGCGTACTCGCCCGCGAGCGGTTGCACGAAACCGGCCAGCTCCGGCCAGAACAGGTTCAGCAGCGGCCGGGCCATCAGCTCCGTCACCCGCCCGCCGCCGTCGGGCTCCACACTCGTCGCACCGACCAGCGGCCGGTGGTAGAAGCCCTTCACGAACTCCACGCCCGGATCCGTCAGCAGCGGCCCGAGCAGCCCGGTCACGAAATGCGGCCGGAACTCGCGCAGGTCGGCGTCGACGAACGCGACCACGTCCCCCTCGGCCGCGGCCAGCCCGGCCCAGAGCGCGTCGCCCTTGCCGGTCAGGCGGGGCAGCCCGCGCGTCATCGCGTCCTGGCTGACCACCTCGGCGCCGGCGGCGCGCGCCACCTGCGCGGTCCGGTCGGTGGACCGGGAGTCCACCACGATCAGCTCGTCGACGAGCGGCACACGGTCCATCAGGTGTTCCCGGACGGTCGACACGATCGCGCCGACCGTCGCCTCCTCGTTGCGGGCCGGCAGCACCACGCTGACCCGGCTCGCGCCCTTGGCGCGTACCAGTCGCCGCGCCGGCCAGTCGTCGGCGGTGCTGGTGCGGTACGTGGCCCACGCCTCCACCACAGGTGAGACGGTCGAATCTGATTCCCGCACGGGCACCCCCCATTAGTGGTGGAATCGCGAATCATGGTTTTCCCAATCCCGCATCCGCGCTAACCGGATCTTGCCTAACAACCTGATCACCAGGTGCGTACCGGGCGGTTCCGGGCGGATGAACGTTGCGTTGCGCCCCCCGGCGGCGTTTCGCGCGCGGCCGCCGGGGGGAGTGGTGACCGCAGTCTTCCAGTCGTGGCGAGAGGGTTGGTCGGATGCGTACCTGCCGGGTGGGACTAGTCGGAGCCGGTGGGGTGGCACAACGCCACGCCCGGGTGCTCACGGGCTTCGAGGACGTGGAGCTGCTCGGTGTGACGGACGTCGCGCCGGACGCGGCGGGGGCGCTCGCCGGCACGTACGGCGGCCGGGTGTTCCGCGACGTGGACGAGCTGCTCGCGGCCGGGCCGGACGCGGTGTACGTCTGCGTGCCGCCGTTCGCGCACGGCCCGGTCGAGGAGGCGGTGGTCGCCGCCGGGGTGCCGATGTTCGTGGAGAAGCCGGTGGCGCTGGACCTGGAGACCGCCGAGCGGGTCGCCGCGCTGGTGCAGCAGCAGGGGCTGCTCACCGGCGTCGGGCACCACTGGCGTTACCTGCACGTCGTGGAGGAGGCGCGGCGGCTGCTCGCCGGCCGTCCGGTGCGGATGATCAACGGTGCCTGGCTGGACAAGGTGCCGCCGGTGGCCTGGTGGGCGCGGCGGGACCGCTCCGGCGGCCCGGTGGTCGAGCAGGCCGCGCACGTGCTGGACCTGGTCCGGCTGCTGGCCGGTGAGGCGGTCGAGGTGACCGCGTACGGCGACGGCACCCCGCCGCCGGTCGACGGCGCCGACATCGATTCGGTGACCGCCGCCACGCTGCGGTTCGGCTCCGGCGCGGTCGGCACGCTCGCCGCGTCCTGCGTGCTCGGCTGGAAGCACCGGGCCGGCGTGGAGATCCTCGCCGACGGGCTGGCGCTGTGGCTGGCCGAGGACGGCCTGACCGTGCGTGACGCCGACGGCGAGCGGCACGTTCCCGCCGACCCGGACGGCGCGCGGGTAGCAGTCGACCGGGCCTTCGTCGACGCCGTCTGCGGCCTCGGCGACGACGTCCGGGTGCCGTACGCGGAGGCGCTGCGCACCCACCGGCTCGCGCTGGCGGTGGCCGAGTCGGCGCGTACCGGACGGCCGGTGGCGTTGCCGACCGGGCCGGCGTCCCGACTCTCCGCGCCGGTCGCGGACGCGGGGGTGAGCGTCGATGCGTGACCGGGTGGTGGTGGTCGGCGGTCCCGGCCGGGTCGAGCTGGCCGAACTGGACGCGCCGGAGCTGCGCGAGGGCACGTTCCGGGTGGAGACGCTCTACAGCGGCGTCTCGGCCGGCACCGAACTGAGCTTCGTCAAGGGCACCAACCCCTACCTGCACGTCACCTGGGACGCCGCGCTCGGGCTGTTTCGGCCCGGCGGGGCGAGCACGCCGTACCCGGTCACCCGGCTCGGCTACATGCAGGTCGGGCGCGTGGTGGAGAGCCGGACCCCGGCCGTCGCGGTGGGCGAGGTCGGCGCCATGACGTACGGCCACCGCAGCGGCTGGGTCGCCGACCCGCTCACCGAGCGGTTCGTGCCGCTGCCCGACGACCTTGATCCGCTGCTCGGCGTGTACGTCGCGCACATGGGCCCGATCTGCGCCAACGGGCTGCTGCACGCCGCGGCCGACCTGTGCGGCGCCGACGTGCGCACGCTGGGCGACGGCGTACGCGGCCGCCGGGTGGCCGTGGTGGGTGGCGGCGTGGTGGCGCTGCTGACCGCCCTGTTCGCCCGCAGGCACGGCGCCGCCTCGGTGGTCGTGGTCGACCCGACGCCGGCCCGGCGGCAGGTCGCCGAGGCGCTCGGCCTGGACACGCTCGACCCGGACGCGGACGACCCGGCGGTGGTGCTCAAGACGCGGTGGAACCACGCCGCCGGGGACCGGGGCGCCGACGTGGTCTTCCAGTGCCGGGGCCAGGACTGGGCGTTGCAGCTCGCGCTGCGCCTGCTGCGCCCGCAGGGCACCGTGGTCGACCTGGCGTTCTACCAGGGCGGCGCGGACGCGGTCCGGCTCGGTGAGGAGTTCCACCACAACGGGCTGTCGCTGCGCTGCGCGCAGATCGGCCGGGTGCCGCGCGGGCTGGCCCCCACCTGGGACCGGGAGCGGCTGTCGGCGGAGACGGTGGAGCTGCTGCGCCAGTACGGGGACGTGATCCGTAAGCACCTGATCTCCGCAGTGGTCCCGCTGGACGAGGCCCCGGCCCTGCTGACCGACCTGGCCGACCGCCGCCGCACAGAACTCCAGGTGGTCCTCACCCCCTGACCCCCACCCCCACCCCGCCCCCTTTCCAGGGCGTCGATCATGAGGTTGGCGGCGACAAAACGGACGCCGGACGCCGCCAACCTCATGATCGACCGAAGCGGACGCGAAGGGCGGAACCCGGCGCGCGGCGGGCGGGGGTCACAATCGGCTCCGGTTCGCGTACCGTTGCCGCTCATGGGTGTGTCGCAACGGTTGAAGACCAGGTTCCGCCGGTTCCTCCAGCGCCCGGGGACGACTGTCGACCTGGCGCCGCTGGAGAAGCTGCTGCCGGCGATCGAGGCGCGCGAGGCGGACCTGGAGCAGCTCTCCGACGCCGAGCTGACCGAGGCCGCCGGCCGGGCCACGGGGTACGAGGAGATCTGCGCGATCGGCCGCGAGGCGGCCCGGCGCGGGCTCGACCAGCGCCCCTACGACGTGCAGCTGCTCGGCGCGATGGCGCTGCTGTCCGGCAAGGTCGCCGAGATGGCCACCGGTGAGGGCAAGACGCTCACCGCGACTGTCGCCGCGTACGGGCACGTGCGGCTGGGCAACGGCCCGGTGCACGTGCTCACCGTCAACGACTACCTGGCCCGCCGCGACGCCGAGTGGATGACGCCCGTCTACGACCTGCTCGGGCTGACCGTCGGCTGGGTCAACGAGGCCTCCACGCCCGAGGAGCGGCGCGCCGCGTACGGCTGCGACGTCACGTACGTGTCGGTCAGCGAGGCCGGCTTCGACTTCCTGCGTGACCAGCTCGTCACCGACCTGGCCGACCGGGTGCAGCCGCCGCTGAAGACCGCGATCGTGGACGAGGCCGACTCGATCCTGATCGACGAGGCCCGGGTGCCGATGGTGCTGGCCGGCGCGGTCGGCGGCGAGCAGGACCCGGTGCACGCCGCGGCCGCGCTCGTGCGCGGGCTGCGCAAGGGCAAGCACTACACGGTCGCCGAGGACGGCCGCAGCGTCGCCTTCACCTCGGTCGGCCTGGCCACCGTCGAGGCCAAGCTCGGCGGCATCGACCTGTACGACGAGGAGCACGTCGGGCAGCTCTCCGCGGTGAACGTGGCGCTGCACGCGCACGCCCTGTTGCACCGGGACGTGGACTACATCGTCCGGGACGACTCGGTCGAGCTGATCGACGAGATGCGCGGCCGGGTCGCCCAGCGCCGCCGCTGGCCGGACGGGCTCCAGGCCGCGGTCGAGGCGAAGGAGGGCCTGGACGCCACCGCCGAGGGCGAGGTGCTGGGCACGATCACCGTGCAGGCGTACATCGCGCTCTACCCGACTGTCTGCGGCATGACCGCGACCGCGGTGCTCGTCGGCGACCAGCTCCGCGAGTTCTTCGGCCTCGAGGTCGCGGTGATCCCGCCGAACACCCCCTGCGTCCGCGAGGACGAGCCGGACCGGATCTACGCCACCCGCGCCGAGAAGGAGGAGGCGCTGGTCGACGAGATCACGCGCTGCCACCAGGCGGGGCGGCCGGTGCTGGTCGGCACGCTCGACGTCAAGGAGTCCGAAGGGCTGGCCGCCGCGCTCAACGCCGCCGGCGTCTCCTGCGTGGTCCTCAACGCCAAGAACGACGACGAGGAGGCCGGCATCATCGCGGAGGCCGGCGCGTACGGCGCGGTGACGGTCTCCACCCAGATGGCCGGCCGGGGCGTGGACATCCGGCTGGGCGGCAGCGACCAGGCCGACCGGGACCGGGTGGCGGAACTGGGCGGCCTGTACGTGATCGGCAGCGGCCGGCACGACAGCCGCCGGGTCGACGACCAGCTCCGCGGCCGGGCCGGCCGGCAGGGCGACCCGGGCGGGTCGGTGTTCTTCGTCAGCCTGGAGGACGACCTGGTGGTCCGGCACGCCGGCGACACCGTGCCGGCCTCGCCCCGGATGAACGCCGACGGCCTGGTCACCGACCCGCAGGTCGACTACGCGGTCGAGCACGCCCAGCGCGTCGCCGAGGGCGTCAACCACGAGATCCACCGCAACACGTGGCGCTACAGCCAGGTGATCGAGCAGCAGCGCAAGGCGCTCGCCGAGCGCCGGGAGCGGCTGCTGACCAGCGACATCGCCGCGCTGATGCTGCTGGAGCGGGTGCCGGAGAAGGCCGGCGAGATGGACGAGGACCTGCTCGCCGACGTGGCGCGCAAGATCGCCCTCTATCACCTGGACCGGCTCTGGGCCGACCACCTGGCCGAGCTGTCCGAGGTGCGCGAGGGCGTGCACCTGCGGGCGCTGGGCCGGCTCGACCCGCTCGACGAGTTCCACCGCAGCGCGGTGCCGGCGTTCAACGCGCTGGTGCCCGAGATCGAGACGCGGACCGTGGCCACGTTCGAGGAGACCGAGTTCGACGAGGGCTGGGAGCCGGACTCGTCGAAGCTGGTGCGCCCGAGCGCCACCTGGACGTACCTGGTGCACGACAACCCGTTCGGCTCGGAGCTGGACCGGCTGATCGCCTCGGTGGGCCGGCGGCTCATCTCCGGGTCGCGCTGACCCGCGCCGAAGGCCCCTTCCGGTGCAACCGGGAGGGGCCTTTTTGCGCGGTTTCGCCCGCGGTCTGCGAGGGTAGTAGGCCGGGGCCCGGCCACAGGAGGGACGGACATGGGACAGGCAACGGTGCCGGACGGGGAGACCGCGTGGACGTACGCGGGGACGGTGGAGGCCCCGGCCCGGTGAACCTCGACACGCGCCAACCCATGATCGACAACCTCGGTGTGCTGGAGACGGCCGCGCTGCTGCGCGAGCTGACCGCCGGTCTGATCGGCGTGGCCGGGTTCGACGAGGCGCTCGACCGCCTGGTCCGGATCGCCCGCGACGCCGTGCCGGGCGTGGACTGCTGCGGCTTCACCGCGCTGCGCGCCGGTGAGCCCGCCGGGGTGGCCGCCTCCGACCCGGACCGGGCCGAGCTGGACGACCTGCGGCACGGCCCGGACACACCGGCCCTGACGGCGATCCGCCGACGGGAGATGATCATCGCGGGTGGGCTGTCCGACGAGACGCGCTGGCCGGCCTGGAGCGAGCGGGCCCGCGTGCTCGGCGTGCACGGGGTGATCTCCGCGCCGGTCGACGTGGACGAGCAGGTCATCGGCGCGATCAACCTGTACGCCGAGTCGCCCGACGCGCTCACCCCCCGGCACCAGCTCACCGCGATGCTGCTCGCCGAGCACGCCGGGCTGCTGCTGGCCGCCGCGCGCGACCGTGAGCGGGCCGCCAGCCGGGCCGGTGAGATCGACGACTCGCTGCTGGCCGAGGGAGTGGTCGGGCAGGCCGTCGGCGTGATCATGACGCAGCGCGGCTGTCCCGCCCCGGAGGCGCTGCG
It includes:
- a CDS encoding glycosyltransferase, which produces MTLTVLMNAGPWLSVPPPGYGGIENVIATLVPELRRLGVRVVLASVESSTLPVDERIAVFPDGQFHALQRPYNQVCGVSQAHLSEVVRALHARDDIDLVHDHVEAVGLATLAAMGPDAPPVLHTLHWDLAKHPELYGNLDGGDRVRVNGVSASQLARAPEALRAHSVGHVHLSTPLAVDADRHAPVAKGDHVVILGRINPGKGQDLGARLAQETGFRLVLAGPVGPYHRPEDLAAAGDEARQNPDVRFFYDQVAPYVDDDRVRWVGTVAGRERDDLVASARASLFPLRWEEPGGTAVVESLSLGTPVVATARGCLPELIEHGRTGLLTDDERELGDLVLAAAGLEPAECRREAARRFTPARMAQQYVELYDRVRTGVTKPLQPA
- a CDS encoding glucosyl-3-phosphoglycerate synthase — translated: MEAWATYRTSTADDWPARRLVRAKGASRVSVVLPARNEEATVGAIVSTVREHLMDRVPLVDELIVVDSRSTDRTAQVARAAGAEVVSQDAMTRGLPRLTGKGDALWAGLAAAEGDVVAFVDADLREFRPHFVTGLLGPLLTDPGVEFVKGFYHRPLVGATSVEPDGGGRVTELMARPLLNLFWPELAGFVQPLAGEYAGRREVLERVPFVTGYGVETAMLIDLLEMVGLDALAQVDLGERKHRHQDTAALGRMSAQIMLTAWSRLQRRGWAAPGVAPTALLTQFRRGGSETLPNLDREIVVNDVSVQERPPLAQMRHRLPRRRVAAA
- a CDS encoding Gfo/Idh/MocA family protein, which produces MRTCRVGLVGAGGVAQRHARVLTGFEDVELLGVTDVAPDAAGALAGTYGGRVFRDVDELLAAGPDAVYVCVPPFAHGPVEEAVVAAGVPMFVEKPVALDLETAERVAALVQQQGLLTGVGHHWRYLHVVEEARRLLAGRPVRMINGAWLDKVPPVAWWARRDRSGGPVVEQAAHVLDLVRLLAGEAVEVTAYGDGTPPPVDGADIDSVTAATLRFGSGAVGTLAASCVLGWKHRAGVEILADGLALWLAEDGLTVRDADGERHVPADPDGARVAVDRAFVDAVCGLGDDVRVPYAEALRTHRLALAVAESARTGRPVALPTGPASRLSAPVADAGVSVDA
- a CDS encoding zinc-dependent alcohol dehydrogenase; its protein translation is MRDRVVVVGGPGRVELAELDAPELREGTFRVETLYSGVSAGTELSFVKGTNPYLHVTWDAALGLFRPGGASTPYPVTRLGYMQVGRVVESRTPAVAVGEVGAMTYGHRSGWVADPLTERFVPLPDDLDPLLGVYVAHMGPICANGLLHAAADLCGADVRTLGDGVRGRRVAVVGGGVVALLTALFARRHGAASVVVVDPTPARRQVAEALGLDTLDPDADDPAVVLKTRWNHAAGDRGADVVFQCRGQDWALQLALRLLRPQGTVVDLAFYQGGADAVRLGEEFHHNGLSLRCAQIGRVPRGLAPTWDRERLSAETVELLRQYGDVIRKHLISAVVPLDEAPALLTDLADRRRTELQVVLTP
- the secA2 gene encoding accessory Sec system translocase SecA2 — encoded protein: MGVSQRLKTRFRRFLQRPGTTVDLAPLEKLLPAIEAREADLEQLSDAELTEAAGRATGYEEICAIGREAARRGLDQRPYDVQLLGAMALLSGKVAEMATGEGKTLTATVAAYGHVRLGNGPVHVLTVNDYLARRDAEWMTPVYDLLGLTVGWVNEASTPEERRAAYGCDVTYVSVSEAGFDFLRDQLVTDLADRVQPPLKTAIVDEADSILIDEARVPMVLAGAVGGEQDPVHAAAALVRGLRKGKHYTVAEDGRSVAFTSVGLATVEAKLGGIDLYDEEHVGQLSAVNVALHAHALLHRDVDYIVRDDSVELIDEMRGRVAQRRRWPDGLQAAVEAKEGLDATAEGEVLGTITVQAYIALYPTVCGMTATAVLVGDQLREFFGLEVAVIPPNTPCVREDEPDRIYATRAEKEEALVDEITRCHQAGRPVLVGTLDVKESEGLAAALNAAGVSCVVLNAKNDDEEAGIIAEAGAYGAVTVSTQMAGRGVDIRLGGSDQADRDRVAELGGLYVIGSGRHDSRRVDDQLRGRAGRQGDPGGSVFFVSLEDDLVVRHAGDTVPASPRMNADGLVTDPQVDYAVEHAQRVAEGVNHEIHRNTWRYSQVIEQQRKALAERRERLLTSDIAALMLLERVPEKAGEMDEDLLADVARKIALYHLDRLWADHLAELSEVREGVHLRALGRLDPLDEFHRSAVPAFNALVPEIETRTVATFEETEFDEGWEPDSSKLVRPSATWTYLVHDNPFGSELDRLIASVGRRLISGSR
- a CDS encoding GAF and ANTAR domain-containing protein, which encodes MNLDTRQPMIDNLGVLETAALLRELTAGLIGVAGFDEALDRLVRIARDAVPGVDCCGFTALRAGEPAGVAASDPDRAELDDLRHGPDTPALTAIRRREMIIAGGLSDETRWPAWSERARVLGVHGVISAPVDVDEQVIGAINLYAESPDALTPRHQLTAMLLAEHAGLLLAAARDRERAASRAGEIDDSLLAEGVVGQAVGVIMTQRGCPAPEALRVLRSAASSLDIPLREVAERLVLTVSRPRDN